In Miscanthus floridulus cultivar M001 chromosome 8, ASM1932011v1, whole genome shotgun sequence, the sequence GCGACGACAACGGCTACGTTGCGGGGGAGACAAGTAGAAGAAATGAAATGAATGGGGAACACCTGAAACGGACAGGGACACCCCTGCAATAACGGGCGTGATtacaaaaaaattaaaagaaagcgCCGACATATCGGACCCACATGGCAGACAAAGAATACAAAGACAAAGAAATAGAACCAGGCTGTCTCATAACGGACCGCACATGCCAAATCGAACGATCAAAAAAAGCCGGTTGAGACAAACATCCCAATCAACCGGTTGACAAATAGACTTTCTCTAAAAGAACCATATAAATCAGCACAAACGACCTATAGACCAACCGAACATAGCCTTCGTCTTCGGCCGGCCTATACATATGGTCCATCATATCTCCATGACTCCATCAGTCCATCGTCATTCGGTTGAGCGCGGCACGCTCACTCGGCCATCCACGCATCCACAGACCACCACTGTAGGCTTCTGATCGATCCATCCATCatggccgccaccaccaccaccaagatgTACAACGACACGATGAACGGCGGCATCAACTCCTCCAAGGAGTACTCggagcagcagccgcagcacaACGCTGCTGACACCACCGCCAAGACGCCGACGGCCTCGGAGTCGGAGTGGGAAGCCGTGTCGTCGCTGCTGGACGCCGCGCGTCCCTTCCTCCGGAGCGAGCTGGGTTCGGCGGACCCGGAGCTGCCATCCCTGGTGGCGGTGCTGCGCGCGGCGGGCGCCGGCGAGTGCTACCACAAGCACGGCACGTTCCTGGCGCACCTGGAGGACGTGTACCGGATCCTCCGCCTGTGGGGCGCGTCCGACGCCGTGGCGCGCTGCGGCCTCTTCCACTCCTCCTACTCCAACTCCTACGTCGACCTGGCCATCTTCCAGCCCGACACGGGCCGGGGCCAGGTGCGCGGCATCATCGGCGCGGACGCCGAGCGCCTCGTCCACCTCTTCTGCGTCGTGCCGCGGCACCAGCTCATATTCGAGCAGCTCCACCCCCGGTACACGGACCAGGAGCTCAGGGACCacctcgccgccgccgaggccgaGATCGCCGCCGCCCAGCAGGGCCAGCTGGGCTCCTCCCCCGTGCTGATGATGTCGCCGTGGCGCCGGAAGCTCCGGTCCGTGGTGCCGCCCGAGGGCGTGGTGGCGACGCACATCCGGAGCGGGGAGCCCGTGCCGCTGTCGCGCCGGGTGCTGGCGGCGTTCCTGCTCATGACCGTCGCCGACTTCAGCGACCAGTACACGGACTACCAGGACGAGCTGTTCGGGAACGCGGACGGCCGGCTCGAGTTCCGCGGCGACGACTGGGCCGCGCTGTGGCCGGGCACCGGCAAGCCGGGGCTCTGGGTCAGCGCCATGTCCAGGCTGGCAGCGCTCTACGGCCTCATCGCCAGGGACGAGCAGCTGATCAGCAAGGAGGGCGGCGACGGCCACGACATCGTCGACAACAACGACATGGCTGTGGGCGAGCTGGTGATCCCGCCGGTGTTCGAGCGGTGCAGCCGGGTGCTGGACCCCGGGGAGCAGAAGGCGGCGAGGGACCTCTACTGGGAGGCAATCACCACCACCAGGACCAACAAGGACAACATGAAGGACACGGAGGCCCTGCTGCGGGAGAGCGTCGCGAAGAACCCCTTCGTGGGGGAGCCGCACCTGGTGCTGGCGCAGGTGCTCCTGAACGCCGGCAGGtacgcggaggcggcggcggcggcggggcgcgggGTGCGGCTGATGCTCCAGTGGGGGAGCAGCTGGGACAAGCGCATGACGTGGGAAGGGTGGGTGTCGTGGGGGCGGCTGATGGGGGACAAGGCCCGCCGCGGCACCTGGCCACGCACCGCTTGGGGCATCATCAACCTCGGACTCGTCGAAGGCGTCGCCAACCGCAACTGATCGCGGATCGAGGAGATGGAGCATCGTCCATCCATTCCATGCCAATCTCATCTGGATCTCGTGCATTCGTATGTACCTGCGGTGCGGCTACCCACCTATAGCTtgcttatatattattattacaaAATAAGCACCAAATAATGCAGGTACGTGACTGTTGTTTACGAGCACAGCGCCAACTGGGCTTTCTCATTACTCATTGGCTAACAAATTGTCAGCAACGATTATAGCTATGACATCAGGAACGGAATCAGCAATGACCCCATTACCTTCCGTACATAGATAACCCAAACTAGCCAACTCATGAGCGGCTTCATTACAGTTTCTATTAACATGAACGCACACAAAGCTAGTAAAATTTAACCTAGCCTGGAACTTGATCTCCTCGATTATATGATCGAATACTGAATCATCATACACCGGCGCGTTCAGAGCACTCACAACCTCCTGTGCGTCTGTCTCCAGAATCAGCTAGGCGATGCCTAAGTCAGCCGCTGTCTGCAGTTCCTGAAGGCAGGCTATAAGCTCAGACTGAAAAGCACTTAGAAGATTATCAATTTTGCCTCTTCCCGCCATCACCAGATCCCCATCGCTATCTCGTATCAAAAATCCCCAGCTGCCTGCCTTGTCATTCAGTTTGAAAGATCCATCAACATTTAGCTTGAGCACATTGTTTGGTGGCCTGGTCCACTTCTTCTTACTCAATCTGCTAGGGACTGATATACTGTTGGATAGCTGAACATTCTCATGAACTGTCACCGGCGGCCCTGAGGTCTCTGAACCTGATGATGCCAAGACAAGAGACGCAAGCCCTGAAGAACCGGCGGGAAGAAACAAGGAAGTCAAGCGCGTGAAGAAGCCCAGTAACAAAGTCTTTAGGCCGGACTGGACCAACTAAAACGGACCCTGCATGGCCCAGACGCGAGGGCAGCCCATCGTGGCCCCTTTGTAAATAGCAGAGGAGTAGGAAGGAAAACCTGGACATGAACTAGGAACTTCCGTGCCtgagggcgacggcggcggcggcgtgcggcgATCTCGTTGATCGGCCGGCGGCAACCGTATTTACCCACACATATCATCATATTACAGTCAATATATCACAGTCAGGTTACATCTGGTATCAGATTGCCTCTTGATCCTTGGTCTCTCGAATTTCCACATTCCATCGGTCGAAGTCGCAAACGCTTCGGGTACGATTGAAATTTTTGGAGGGCAGTGAGCTGCTGCCACCAGAGATTTCTCGGTAATTCCCAAGCCCGCGAATCGATTTGTGGGGAAATTCGTGACTCTGGCATCACATCAATATCTCACCCGAAGACAGATGGCCTCAATCTCTAAGGAAGAGCAGTTTGGGCAAATCCTGGCGTTACTGGGAGAAAACACCAAGGGAATCAACGAGCTCAAGAGTTCGATGACGGAGATGACCGCGCTGAAGACGGATCTGTTGCTGTGGAAGCCCGAAGTCGACAACAGAGTTCATGAGCTCGAGCACGCCGTGCTGAATCTGGGGGAGCGCATCGAGCAAGCTCTGGGATCTAGGATTTCGCTGGCTCAACCTCTGGAACCCAACCATGGGGAGCAGCCTGGGGAAGTCACCATCGCCCAACCCTCGCTCACCACGGCAATTCGGGAGGACCACTTCGCCTCTCTGAGTGTCAAGGCGCCGAGCTCCGCTCATCTAGAGTTTCACCCGACAAGGGCGGCACCTGGGTCGTTAGACCACGGAAAGCGAACTTCTCACTGGGGTGCTGATTTCGGGGCAGTGTATACCATCGCCCCGGAACCGGCCCCGGTCACAGGTGCGACACCAATTCTTCCCAAATCCACTCATGTTCTACTTCATACTTATGACTCTGGACACTGTGATCGGCTACACTACTCCCACTACCCACCCCTCACACCATTTCCTGAAGTTGAATTCCATAAGTTTGATGGCTCTAACCCACGTTTGTGGATTAAACGTTGTGAAACATACTTCGATGTCTATCAAACTGATCCAAGTCGTTGGGTTCGCTTAGCTACTATGCGTCTTGTGGGTTCTGCAACACTTTGGTTTCAGACTATGCAAACTGCCATCAGTAAAATGTCATGGGAATCCTTTGTTGTAGCTCTTTGTAATAGGTTGGACAAAGATGAACACAATCATCTGTTGCGCCATTTCTTTCATATTAAGCAAACCACTACAGTCTCTGAATATGTCGAACAATTCAGTGACCTTGTCCATCAGTTATTAGCCCATGATCCATCTTTTCCTGCTACCGTTATTACAAAccgctttcttgatggccttaaAAAGGATGTACGTGCTGTGGTTATGATGCACAGACCTCAAGATTTGGAtactgctagctctttggccttTTTGCAGGAAGAAGCTTCTCAAGACCAACCTATCAGAAGAACTGATTTGGGCTCTTACTCAAAGAGAAACAATCAAGACTCTGTCAAAGCACCTTTTGCAACCACTCCTAATTTTGCAAGAGCTGTCGAAGAGAAGAAGCCACATGATCTTGGCAAGCCCAGGCATACAGGGGAGGATAAATTGACTGCTCTGAAGAATTATAGAAGATCCAAAGGCTTGTGTTTCAAATGTGGAGAAAAATGGGGACCCAACCATAGAAGATATCTAGAAATGTATTGTCCTCCTTCTATATCTCTCAATTCTCTAGAAGATATCTAGAAATGTATTGTTGATCATGAAGATTTGGTACCAACAATAGATGCTGTAGAGTCTGACTCAGGAGATGATCTGATGGCTCTATCTCTACAAGCTCTGAATGGCATTGAAGGCTCTAGAACAATCAGACTGAGAGGTTACCTTCAAGGCAAAGAAGTATTTATGTTGATTGATTCTGGAAGCTCAAACAGCTTTGTCAGTGATCTGGTTGCAGCTAATGTTTCTCCATGGCAGCCACTATCTCAGTCAGTAACTATCAGAGTAGCTAATGGAGAGGTTCTGTCTTGTACTCATGAGCTACCTGATCAAGTCTGGGGCACACAAGGCCATTCTTTCTGTACAACACTAAAAATCATTCCAATCAGAGGCTATGATATCATATTAGGCATGGACGGGTTGGAAACCCATAGCCCTATGAAAATTCATTGGGTGGATAGATGGTTACAATTCTCCTATCAAGACAAACTCATAACTCTTCAAGGCATTCCTACTGCTGTTCAATTAGGACCTCCAGTTACTCACAATCAGTTGCTTGCCTTTGATAAGACAGACTCCATCCTATATTTGGTACAAATTCAAGCACTGGAACCTGCTGCACCTCAAGAACCATCATTACCTCCAGATCTCCAACACTTGTTGGACCAATTCAAGTCAGTCTTCGAGCCCCCAACCACACTTCCACCTTCTCGGCTAGGTGACCACTCCATTCCATTATTAGATGGCGCTCAACCATTTTGCCTCAGACCTTATCGCTACAACCCCACCCAGAAGACAGAGATCGAGAATCAGATAGCTGACATGCTCTAGAAGGGATGGATTCAAGCTAGTATAAGCCCTTATTCATCTCCTGTCTTACTGGTATGAAAGAAAACTGGCGACTAGCGCTTATGCGTTGATTTTCGCAGACTCAATGCACTGACTaagaagaacaagtaccccctacctaTCATTGAAGAGCTTCTAGAGGAGTTACATGGTTCTTCTTGGTTCACATCTCTTGACCTTTGCTCTGGGTTTCATCAAATACGCATGGCCCCCGGGGAAGAATTCAAAACAACATTCCAGACTCATAATGGACACTATGAGTATAGAGTTATGCCGTATGGAGTCACAGGAGGTCCAGTCACATTTCAAACAGTTATGAACCTGATTCTAGCCCCCTTACTAAGGAAATGTGTGGTTGTCTTTATAGATGACATTCTCATTTATAGTAAATCCTAGGCAGATCATCTTCTACACATACAAGAAGTTCTCAGTATACTGCAACAAAACAATTT encodes:
- the LOC136478456 gene encoding uncharacterized protein, with the translated sequence MAATTTTKMYNDTMNGGINSSKEYSEQQPQHNAADTTAKTPTASESEWEAVSSLLDAARPFLRSELGSADPELPSLVAVLRAAGAGECYHKHGTFLAHLEDVYRILRLWGASDAVARCGLFHSSYSNSYVDLAIFQPDTGRGQVRGIIGADAERLVHLFCVVPRHQLIFEQLHPRYTDQELRDHLAAAEAEIAAAQQGQLGSSPVLMMSPWRRKLRSVVPPEGVVATHIRSGEPVPLSRRVLAAFLLMTVADFSDQYTDYQDELFGNADGRLEFRGDDWAALWPGTGKPGLWVSAMSRLAALYGLIARDEQLISKEGGDGHDIVDNNDMAVGELVIPPVFERCSRVLDPGEQKAARDLYWEAITTTRTNKDNMKDTEALLRESVAKNPFVGEPHLVLAQVLLNAGRYAEAAAAAGRGVRLMLQWGSSWDKRMTWEGWVSWGRLMGDKARRGTWPRTAWGIINLGLVEGVANRN